Genomic segment of Rhodocaloribacter litoris:
GGCTATGCAGTCACCCCGCTCGACGTAGACCTACCGGCTTCCGGTTAAAGCCCGCCTTCGCGGGTGCATAGATCGCCGGCCGGCAGGCCGGCACCTGACCCGGCTCGCGCCGTCCTTCGCGTGACGGGCGCTGGAAGGGCGCCGTGCCGGAAGCCCGTTCCCTCGAAACCGAAGTCGCCAGCCCGCCATGCCCGCTCGCATCTACACGGCCCCTCCGGAAGAGGGCGACCCCGTGCTGGGACGCACGTTGCCCTCCCTGCTCTACGAGGCCCTCGCCCGCTATCCCAATGACCGTGCTTTCAACCAGCCCCGGGGGGACGACTGGCGGCCCATCAGCCTGGATGCTTTCCGCGACGGCGCCGAGGAACTGGCCCTCGGGCTGCTGGCCTTCGGGTTGCAACGGGGCGACCGGGTGGCCTTCTATCTGGAAAGCGACGCCTATTTTTGCCTGGCGGATATGGCCTGTCTCATCGCCGGGCTGGTCGACGTGCCGGTTTACCTCTCGCAACCCCTCGAAGCGATCCATTATGTGATCGAACATGCCGAGGCAAAAGCCGTGTTGGTCTCGAACGTCGAGCGGCTGGCCGAGATCGCGCCGGTGCTGGCCGAGACGCCGCAGGTGGAGACGGTGATCGTCGTCGAGGCGGAGCAGGGGGGCACCTGGCCCTCGCTGCCCGAGCGTGTCGGTCTGCTGACCCTCTCGGCCATCCGGCAGGCCGGTCGCACCCGGCGCGGGCAGGACCCCGGGGCCGTCGGCCGCCTGCTCGAACAGATCGATCCGCACGACCTGGCGACGATCATCTACACGAGCGGCACCACGGGCCGGCCCAAGGGGGTGATGCTCTCCCACGAAAACATCTCGTCGAACGCGCTGACCTCCTTCCGGTGCCTGGGCGACTACCGGCCCGGCCCGAAAGGGGAGACGGTGCTCTCCTTCCTGCCGCTGACGCACATCTTCGCCCGGACGCTGTACTACGGCAGCGTCGCCTACGGGTCGTGCATCTACTTCACCACGCCCGAGGCACTGGGCACGGCCCTGCCGCGGGTACGCCCGACGATCTTCGCCACGGTGCCCCGCCTGCTAGAAAAGGTCTACGGGCGTATCCTGGAGCGAGCGCACGACCTGCCCGCGATGAAACAGCGCATCTTCCGGTGGTCGCTGGAGGTTGCCCGGGCGTACGAACTGGGGGAGAAACCGTCGCCGGTGTACCGGATCAAGCGGCGGCTGGCCGACGGGCTCGTCTTCGACAAGTGGCGCGAAGCCCTCGGCGGGCGTGTCAAGTACGTTATCTGTGGCGGTGCGGCCCTCAACGCGGACCTGGCCAACCTGTACGCCGCCGCCGGCATCGCCGTCCTGCAGGGCTACGGCCTCACCGAGACCAGCCCCGTCGTCTCTTTCAACCGCCCGAAGCGTAACCGCGCCGGTACCGT
This window contains:
- a CDS encoding AMP-dependent synthetase/ligase, with translation MPARIYTAPPEEGDPVLGRTLPSLLYEALARYPNDRAFNQPRGDDWRPISLDAFRDGAEELALGLLAFGLQRGDRVAFYLESDAYFCLADMACLIAGLVDVPVYLSQPLEAIHYVIEHAEAKAVLVSNVERLAEIAPVLAETPQVETVIVVEAEQGGTWPSLPERVGLLTLSAIRQAGRTRRGQDPGAVGRLLEQIDPHDLATIIYTSGTTGRPKGVMLSHENISSNALTSFRCLGDYRPGPKGETVLSFLPLTHIFARTLYYGSVAYGSCIYFTTPEALGTALPRVRPTIFATVPRLLEKVYGRILERAHDLPAMKQRIFRWSLEVARAYELGEKPSPVYRIKRRLADGLVFDKWREALGGRVKYVICGGAALNADLANLYAAAGIAVLQGYGLTETSPVVSFNRPKRNRAGTVGQPIPGVEVMIAEDGEILVRGPNVMLGYYRDAETTAAVLEPDGWFHTGDVGDFTEDGFLRITDRKKDLFKLSTGKYVVPQPLENRLVAEPLVEQAVVVGPERKFAAALIFPEEQALRREAKSLGLPADQPLETLVEHPQIVARYQQLVDRANEGMDPWSTIKRFRIVPAHLTVEDGLLTPTLKVKRRKVYERFASEIDALYADAASPHPSEASHST